A window from Aquabacterium sp. NJ1 encodes these proteins:
- a CDS encoding dihydroorotase, translated as MKILIKNGRLVDPASGLDQIGDLAITSGRISAIGTASADFAADRVIDATGMIVAPGLVDLAARLKEPGHEHEGMLESELAAAAAGGVTSVVCLPDTDPTLDEPGLVEMLKLRARKLSRCRLFPLGALTRGLKGETLTEMAELHEAGCVGYSQAEVPIKDTQVLQRALQYAGTFGYTVWLRPQDAWLGKGVAASGPVATRLGLSGVPVSAETIALGTIIELVKATGARVHICRLSSAQGVELIRQAKAQGLPITADVSINSLLLTDVDIGYFNPAMRVTPPLRQGRDRDALQAGLLDGTLDALVSDHTPVDEDNKTLPFGEAEPGATGLELLLSLALKWSGADQSDKPDAAKLRRALSVVTQGPVKVLGEALGSLSSSAGRLVAGGVADVVVFDLAARWVVEPSALVSQGKHTPFAFSSTGFELAGRVQLTLVAGQVAHEAENRRVTA; from the coding sequence ATGAAAATCCTCATCAAGAACGGCCGCCTGGTCGACCCTGCTTCCGGCCTGGACCAGATCGGTGACCTCGCCATCACCTCGGGCCGCATCAGCGCCATTGGCACCGCCAGCGCCGACTTCGCCGCTGACCGCGTCATCGACGCCACGGGCATGATCGTGGCCCCCGGCCTGGTGGACCTGGCCGCGCGCCTCAAAGAGCCCGGCCACGAGCACGAAGGCATGCTGGAGTCCGAGCTGGCCGCCGCCGCCGCCGGTGGCGTGACCAGCGTGGTCTGCCTGCCCGACACCGACCCCACGCTGGACGAGCCCGGCCTGGTCGAGATGCTCAAGCTGCGTGCCCGCAAGCTCAGCCGCTGCCGCCTGTTCCCGCTGGGCGCGCTCACGCGTGGCCTCAAGGGCGAAACGCTCACCGAGATGGCCGAGCTGCATGAGGCCGGCTGTGTGGGCTACTCGCAAGCCGAAGTGCCCATCAAGGACACGCAGGTGCTGCAACGTGCCCTGCAATACGCAGGCACCTTTGGCTACACCGTCTGGCTGCGCCCGCAAGATGCCTGGCTGGGCAAGGGCGTGGCTGCCAGCGGCCCGGTGGCCACGCGCCTGGGCTTGTCCGGCGTGCCGGTCAGCGCCGAGACGATCGCGCTGGGCACCATCATCGAACTGGTGAAGGCCACCGGCGCGCGCGTGCACATCTGCCGCCTCTCCAGTGCCCAAGGTGTCGAGCTGATCCGCCAGGCCAAGGCCCAGGGCCTGCCCATCACCGCGGACGTGAGCATCAACTCCCTGTTGCTCACCGATGTCGACATCGGCTACTTCAACCCCGCCATGCGCGTGACGCCCCCGCTGCGCCAGGGCCGTGACCGCGACGCCCTGCAAGCCGGCCTGCTGGACGGCACGCTTGACGCGCTGGTGTCCGACCACACCCCGGTCGACGAAGACAACAAGACCTTGCCTTTTGGCGAGGCTGAACCCGGCGCCACCGGCCTGGAGCTCTTGCTCAGCCTGGCCTTGAAGTGGTCGGGCGCCGATCAAAGCGACAAGCCCGATGCCGCCAAGCTGCGTCGCGCGCTGTCTGTGGTCACCCAAGGGCCGGTCAAGGTGCTGGGCGAGGCCCTGGGCTCCTTGTCTTCCAGCGCCGGCCGCCTGGTGGCCGGCGGTGTGGCCGACGTGGTGGTGTTCGACCTGGCCGCGCGCTGGGTGGTTGAGCCATCAGCTTTGGTCAGTCAGGGCAAGCACACGCCCTTTGCTTTCAGCTCGACCGGTTTCGAGCTGGCGGGACGGGTGCAACTCACGCTGGTGGCTGGTCAGGTCGCGCACGAGGCTGAAAACCGACGCGTGACGGCATGA
- a CDS encoding deoxyribodipyrimidine photo-lyase produces MTEVIDSALVWFRRDLRSTDHAALYHALKNARRVWCAFVFDTDILDPLPRFDRRVDFIQRSLVELDQALEALGQQHPLAQLHSSAASGATTGLIVRHGSAKVEIPKLVAQLGVQAVYANHDDEPAAQARDAHVRGQLSNLGAALFTSKDHVIFERNEVLTGNDSPYGVFTPYKNAWLKKIDPFYVKPYPIERFAGHLAPIPAKVHAVGTPRVPALQAIGFEPVGELKIPAGMSGAQALLDDFLHRIDHYDETRDFPGIKGPSYLSTHLRFGTVSIRQLAGLAWDRAKAGSAGAQTWLSELIWRDFYHQILFHHPHVVGHAYKREYDLIKWAHGSKAEAHFQAWCDGRTGYPLVDAAMRQLNQTGYMHNRLRMVVASFLIKDLGIDWRRGEAYFAEKLLDFDLAANNGGWQWAASSGCDAQPWFRIFNPINQSEKFDPQGKFIRRYVPELAALPDRALHAPWLARPSDLASVDDVVIGRDYPQPIVMHDEARAETLERYAVLKTATDKDILKLARKKPTKKAANKAG; encoded by the coding sequence ATGACCGAAGTCATTGATTCTGCCCTGGTCTGGTTTCGACGCGACCTGCGCAGCACGGACCATGCGGCGCTTTACCACGCCCTGAAAAACGCCCGCCGGGTGTGGTGCGCCTTCGTGTTCGACACCGACATCCTGGACCCGCTGCCTCGGTTCGACCGGCGGGTGGATTTCATCCAGCGCAGCCTGGTCGAGCTGGACCAGGCACTGGAGGCCCTGGGGCAGCAGCACCCGCTGGCGCAACTACACAGTTCAGCCGCCAGCGGCGCCACCACCGGCCTGATCGTGCGGCACGGCTCTGCCAAGGTCGAGATCCCCAAGCTGGTGGCCCAACTGGGCGTGCAGGCCGTCTACGCGAACCACGATGACGAACCCGCCGCCCAGGCCCGGGACGCCCATGTGCGCGGCCAGCTGAGCAACCTGGGCGCGGCCCTGTTCACCTCGAAAGACCACGTGATCTTCGAGCGCAACGAGGTGCTGACCGGCAACGACTCACCCTACGGCGTGTTCACGCCGTACAAGAACGCCTGGCTCAAGAAGATCGACCCGTTCTACGTCAAGCCCTACCCCATCGAGCGCTTCGCCGGCCACCTCGCGCCGATACCCGCCAAGGTCCACGCGGTGGGCACACCACGGGTGCCCGCGCTTCAGGCCATCGGCTTCGAGCCGGTGGGGGAGCTGAAGATCCCGGCCGGCATGAGCGGCGCCCAGGCCCTGCTCGACGACTTCCTGCACCGCATCGACCACTACGACGAGACCCGCGACTTCCCCGGCATCAAGGGCCCCAGCTACCTGTCCACCCACCTGCGTTTTGGCACCGTGTCCATCCGGCAACTGGCAGGTCTGGCCTGGGACCGCGCCAAAGCGGGTTCAGCCGGCGCGCAAACCTGGCTGTCCGAGCTGATCTGGCGCGATTTCTATCACCAGATCCTGTTCCACCACCCGCATGTGGTGGGCCACGCCTACAAACGCGAGTACGACCTCATCAAATGGGCGCACGGCAGCAAGGCGGAGGCGCATTTCCAGGCCTGGTGCGACGGCCGCACCGGCTACCCGCTGGTGGACGCGGCCATGCGCCAGCTCAACCAGACGGGCTACATGCACAACCGCCTGCGCATGGTAGTGGCCAGCTTCCTGATCAAGGACCTGGGGATCGACTGGCGCCGCGGCGAAGCCTACTTTGCCGAGAAGCTGCTCGACTTCGACCTGGCTGCCAACAACGGTGGCTGGCAATGGGCCGCATCCAGCGGCTGTGATGCCCAACCCTGGTTCCGCATCTTCAACCCCATCAACCAGAGCGAGAAGTTCGACCCACAGGGCAAGTTCATCCGCCGCTATGTGCCCGAGTTGGCCGCCCTGCCCGACAGGGCCTTGCATGCGCCCTGGCTGGCTCGCCCATCCGATCTGGCCAGCGTTGACGACGTGGTGATCGGGCGCGACTACCCGCAGCCCATCGTGATGCACGATGAGGCCCGAGCCGAAACACTGGAGCGCTATGCGGTGCTCAAGACCGCCACGGACAAGGACATCCTGAAGCTGGCGCGCAAGAAGCCCACGAAGAAGGCCGCTAACAAAGCGGGCTGA
- a CDS encoding YqgE/AlgH family protein has product MSAGAPNPINLTNQFLIAMPGMKDGNFAGTVVYLCEHNDKGALGLVINRPIDINLKHLFEKVDLSLDRPDLASRPVFFGGPVQTERGFVLHESLDAEGGHYNSTLKVADGLEMTTSRDVLEALSNGAGPRNVFITLGYSGWGAGQLEEELSRNGWLTVDAKPDIIFNTPVEQRYDQALSLLGIDRNFLMGEAGHA; this is encoded by the coding sequence ATGTCTGCCGGCGCGCCCAACCCCATCAATCTGACCAACCAGTTCCTCATCGCCATGCCGGGGATGAAAGACGGCAATTTTGCCGGTACGGTGGTCTATCTGTGCGAGCACAACGACAAAGGCGCGTTGGGCCTGGTCATCAACCGGCCGATCGACATCAACCTCAAGCACCTGTTCGAGAAGGTGGACCTGAGTCTGGATCGACCCGATCTGGCCAGCCGGCCGGTGTTCTTCGGCGGCCCGGTGCAGACCGAGCGGGGTTTCGTGTTGCATGAAAGCCTGGATGCCGAGGGTGGCCACTACAACTCCACCCTGAAGGTGGCCGATGGCCTGGAGATGACCACCTCGCGCGACGTGCTGGAGGCGCTCTCCAATGGCGCCGGCCCGCGCAATGTGTTCATCACCTTGGGTTACTCGGGATGGGGCGCCGGTCAGCTGGAAGAAGAGTTGTCGCGCAACGGCTGGCTCACTGTAGACGCCAAGCCGGACATCATCTTCAACACGCCGGTGGAGCAACGCTATGACCAGGCTTTGTCTCTGCTTGGCATCGACCGCAACTTCCTGATGGGCGAGGCTGGGCACGCATGA
- a CDS encoding aspartate carbamoyltransferase catalytic subunit produces MMLKTNPQLNKHGELIHLLSTEGLPKPIIHQILDTAEQFLSVNDREVKKVPLLRGKSVFNLFFENSTRTRTTFEIAAKRLSADVINLDIARSSASKGESLLDTIANLSAMQADMFIVRHSESGAPYLIAQHVAPHVHVVNAGDGRHAHPTQALLDMYTIRHYKKDFSNLTVAIVGDIVHSRVARSNIHALTTLGVPEVRVVGPRTLVPGDLREMGVRVCHDMAEGIRGADVVIMLRLQNERMSGGMLPSAGEFFKEFGLTESKLALAKPDAIVMHPGPINRGVEIDSAVADGKQSVILPQVTFGIAVRMAVMSIIAGNEA; encoded by the coding sequence TTGATGCTCAAGACCAACCCACAGCTCAACAAGCATGGCGAGCTGATCCACCTGCTGTCCACCGAAGGACTGCCCAAGCCCATCATTCACCAGATCCTGGACACGGCCGAGCAGTTCCTGAGCGTCAATGACCGCGAAGTCAAGAAGGTGCCCTTGCTGCGCGGCAAGAGCGTCTTCAACCTGTTCTTCGAGAACAGCACCCGCACCCGCACCACCTTCGAGATCGCGGCCAAGCGCCTGAGCGCCGACGTGATCAACCTCGATATCGCGCGTTCGTCGGCCTCCAAGGGCGAGAGCCTGCTGGACACCATCGCCAACCTGAGCGCGATGCAGGCCGACATGTTCATCGTGCGCCACTCCGAATCCGGCGCGCCCTACCTGATCGCGCAGCACGTGGCACCGCATGTGCACGTGGTCAATGCCGGCGACGGCCGCCACGCGCACCCCACGCAGGCCTTGCTGGACATGTACACGATCCGGCACTACAAGAAGGACTTCAGCAACCTGACCGTGGCCATCGTGGGCGACATCGTGCACTCGCGCGTGGCCCGCTCCAACATCCATGCCTTGACGACGCTGGGCGTGCCGGAAGTGCGTGTGGTCGGCCCGCGCACCCTCGTGCCCGGCGACCTGCGCGAGATGGGCGTGCGCGTGTGCCATGACATGGCCGAAGGCATCCGTGGTGCCGACGTCGTCATCATGCTGCGCCTGCAGAACGAGCGCATGAGCGGCGGCATGCTGCCCAGCGCCGGCGAGTTCTTCAAGGAATTCGGCCTGACCGAATCCAAGCTGGCCCTGGCCAAGCCCGACGCCATCGTCATGCACCCGGGTCCCATCAACCGTGGCGTGGAGATCGACTCCGCCGTGGCCGATGGCAAGCAGAGCGTGATCCTGCCCCAGGTGACCTTCGGGATCGCGGTTCGCATGGCCGTCATGTCCATCATCGCTGGCAACGAGGCTTGA
- the pyrR gene encoding bifunctional pyr operon transcriptional regulator/uracil phosphoribosyltransferase PyrR: protein MSDSTPHTLHLDAEALYDNLLAGLRRIVTPETTLVGVWSGGAWLAERLNADLGLKMPHGVISSALHRDDFSSRGMSTTKDATHLPFEVEGRHILLIDDVLYTGRTTRAVINELFDFGRPASVTLAVLVDRGGRQLPIEPALSAARITLPANERVSLDRTEDGRFQFHFERV from the coding sequence GTGAGCGACTCCACGCCCCACACCCTGCACCTCGATGCCGAGGCGCTTTACGACAACCTGCTGGCCGGCTTGCGCCGCATCGTCACCCCTGAGACCACCCTGGTGGGCGTCTGGTCGGGTGGTGCCTGGCTGGCCGAGCGGCTCAATGCCGACCTGGGCCTGAAGATGCCCCATGGCGTGATCTCGTCGGCGCTGCACCGCGACGACTTCAGCTCGCGCGGCATGTCCACCACCAAGGATGCGACCCATCTGCCTTTTGAAGTCGAAGGCCGCCACATCCTGCTGATCGACGACGTGCTCTACACGGGCCGCACCACGCGTGCCGTGATCAACGAGCTGTTCGATTTTGGCCGTCCGGCCAGCGTGACCCTGGCCGTGCTGGTGGACCGCGGTGGCCGCCAGCTGCCCATCGAGCCGGCCCTGTCCGCAGCCCGCATCACGCTGCCCGCCAATGAGCGCGTGTCGCTGGACCGCACCGAAGACGGCCGCTTCCAATTCCATTTCGAGAGGGTTTGA
- a CDS encoding diguanylate cyclase → MSAITATPPQTATVHPVAEEAISHLAALTAQRDREMLDVSLAQGVLELLSVSSVGVYRLVGRDEEPRHWLCSGLARRGQLTVSDPPWVDLESLPPLGAYPMRESVLEARLLEQAELSEEVAGDPALRHVTVLPLQVEVGLPGVIEVWSDKPLSLQALRPIQTLLKVFGNFQNLLESSQRDALTGLLNRQTFDASFLKASMPVAADLHQVPAGERRAVPVTGYWLGVVDIDHFKKVNDGFGHLIGDEVLVLVARIMRQSFRHYDRLYRFGGEEFVILLRGGTEEDAMGAFERFRRNVESYPFPQVNRVTVSVGFTEIQHQDTPNVAFARADQGVYQAKHQGRNQVLCFEALVRDGVLASEDTHVGDVELF, encoded by the coding sequence TTGTCGGCCATTACCGCAACCCCGCCCCAGACGGCAACCGTGCATCCGGTTGCCGAGGAGGCCATTTCCCATCTGGCAGCCCTGACGGCCCAGCGCGACCGCGAAATGCTGGACGTGTCGCTGGCGCAAGGCGTGCTCGAGCTGCTGTCCGTCAGCAGTGTGGGGGTGTACCGACTGGTCGGACGTGACGAAGAACCTCGGCACTGGCTGTGCAGTGGTCTGGCGCGCCGTGGCCAGTTGACGGTCAGCGATCCGCCCTGGGTGGACCTGGAATCCTTGCCTCCTCTGGGCGCCTACCCCATGCGCGAATCCGTGCTGGAGGCGCGCTTGCTGGAACAAGCCGAATTGAGCGAAGAGGTGGCTGGTGATCCGGCGCTGCGGCATGTGACCGTGCTGCCTCTGCAGGTCGAGGTCGGCTTGCCGGGGGTGATCGAGGTCTGGTCGGACAAGCCCTTGTCCTTGCAGGCCTTGCGACCGATCCAGACCTTGCTCAAGGTGTTTGGCAACTTCCAGAACCTGCTGGAGTCCAGTCAGCGCGATGCGCTCACGGGCTTGCTCAACCGCCAGACTTTCGATGCGTCTTTCCTGAAGGCCTCGATGCCGGTGGCCGCCGACCTTCACCAGGTGCCCGCTGGCGAGCGGCGTGCCGTGCCGGTGACCGGCTATTGGCTGGGTGTGGTGGACATCGACCACTTCAAGAAGGTCAACGATGGCTTCGGCCACCTGATCGGTGACGAAGTGCTGGTGCTGGTGGCGCGCATCATGCGCCAGTCTTTCCGGCACTACGACCGGCTGTATCGCTTCGGTGGCGAGGAGTTCGTGATCCTGCTGCGCGGCGGGACCGAGGAGGACGCCATGGGCGCTTTCGAGCGCTTCCGGCGTAACGTCGAGTCCTACCCCTTCCCGCAGGTCAACCGGGTGACGGTGAGCGTGGGCTTCACCGAAATCCAGCACCAGGACACGCCCAACGTGGCCTTTGCCCGCGCGGACCAGGGCGTCTACCAGGCCAAGCACCAGGGGCGCAACCAGGTGCTGTGCTTCGAGGCACTGGTGCGCGATGGCGTGCTGGCATCCGAAGACACCCACGTTGGTGACGTCGAGCTGTTCTGA
- the ruvX gene encoding Holliday junction resolvase RuvX, with translation MSGPTLTYLAFDYGLKRVGVATGNSLMRQAQPLRTIAVEGKPRFEQIAQLIEEWRPDALVIGVPYHPDGAEHDNTLRARKFGGQLRGRFHLPVHEVDERYSTTEAIANGARDLDAASAAILLQQYFNDHPQP, from the coding sequence ATGAGCGGGCCGACCTTGACTTACCTCGCTTTTGACTACGGTCTCAAGCGGGTGGGCGTGGCCACGGGCAACAGCCTGATGCGCCAGGCGCAGCCGCTGCGCACCATCGCGGTCGAAGGCAAACCGCGGTTCGAGCAGATCGCCCAGCTGATTGAAGAGTGGCGGCCTGACGCCCTGGTCATCGGCGTGCCGTATCACCCTGACGGCGCGGAGCACGACAATACGCTGCGTGCGCGCAAGTTCGGCGGCCAGCTGCGCGGGCGTTTTCACCTGCCTGTGCACGAGGTGGACGAGCGTTACTCCACCACCGAGGCCATCGCCAATGGCGCGCGTGACCTGGATGCGGCCTCGGCTGCCATCCTGCTGCAACAATATTTCAACGATCATCCACAGCCCTGA